Proteins from a single region of Streptomyces glaucescens:
- a CDS encoding dipeptidase yields the protein MAELQDDLHSPPEAGELGDPPLEGPFPHHVHAPGDGDDPDAGLLDRARALLAAHPVADGYSGLPWALRHLPWYDLETGESAVDTDVPRLRQGRVGALFCSLHLPDGLAADRAVAATLEQLDLVRTVIAGHPESLRLARTAGQVIDARNCGRAAVVLGPATAAALDDSLGLLRVLHALGLRVLTLTGTSWAGEAGLTRFGGEVVREMNRLGVLADLSGASEATIRRILATSRAPVLATRSAARSLRPHPANLPDELLTGLGAAKGLCLVPLTAEQTGPSVRDVADHLDHVRALAGPESVGLSGTYDAGVAHPQELGDASRFPYLIAELLRRGWTESDLALLTWGNVQRVLRLADFTARAAQQRRAPSAAKIAELDG from the coding sequence ATGGCCGAACTCCAGGACGATCTGCACTCCCCGCCCGAGGCCGGCGAGCTGGGCGACCCGCCACTGGAGGGACCCTTCCCGCACCACGTCCACGCCCCCGGCGACGGCGACGACCCCGACGCCGGCCTGCTGGACCGCGCCCGCGCCCTGCTCGCCGCGCACCCCGTCGCCGACGGCTACAGCGGCCTGCCCTGGGCCCTGCGCCACCTGCCCTGGTACGACCTGGAGACCGGGGAGAGCGCCGTCGACACCGACGTGCCCCGGCTGCGGCAGGGCCGCGTCGGAGCGCTGTTCTGCTCCCTGCACCTGCCCGACGGACTGGCCGCCGACCGGGCGGTGGCCGCGACCCTGGAACAGCTCGACCTGGTCCGCACCGTGATCGCCGGTCACCCCGAGAGCCTGCGCCTGGCCCGCACCGCCGGGCAGGTCATCGACGCCCGCAACTGCGGACGGGCCGCGGTGGTCCTCGGCCCGGCCACCGCCGCAGCCCTCGACGACTCCCTCGGCCTGCTGCGGGTGCTGCACGCGCTCGGCCTGCGGGTGCTCACCCTCACGGGCACCTCCTGGGCCGGCGAGGCCGGGCTGACCCGGTTCGGCGGCGAAGTGGTGCGCGAGATGAACCGGCTCGGCGTGCTCGCCGACCTCTCCGGCGCCTCCGAGGCGACCATCCGCCGGATCCTCGCCACCTCCCGGGCACCGGTGCTGGCCACCCGCTCCGCCGCCCGCAGCCTGCGCCCGCACCCCGCCAACCTGCCCGACGAGCTGCTGACCGGGCTGGGCGCCGCCAAGGGCCTGTGCCTGGTGCCGCTGACCGCCGAACAGACCGGCCCGTCCGTCCGGGACGTCGCCGACCACCTCGACCACGTCCGCGCCCTGGCCGGGCCCGAGTCCGTCGGCCTCTCCGGCACCTACGACGCCGGCGTCGCCCACCCCCAGGAACTGGGCGACGCCTCCCGCTTCCCCTATCTGATCGCCGAGCTGCTGCGCCGCGGCTGGACCGAGTCCGACCTGGCGCTGCTGACGTGGGGGAACGTCCAGCGGGTGCTGCGCCTCGCGGACTTCACGGCGCGGGCCGCGCAGCAGCGCCGGGCGCCGTCGGCGGCGAAGATCGCGGAGCTGGACGGCTGA
- a CDS encoding MerR family transcriptional regulator: MRIGELARRTGVSERSLRYYETQGLLRAGRTPGGHRDYPQTAVDRVIRIQELFAAGLSSTKIAQLLPCMRDDDGGPSAVATPRLVAELTAERDRIDRTIRDLLRSRDTLDQVIEAAQDR, from the coding sequence GTGCGGATCGGTGAACTGGCCCGGCGCACCGGGGTGAGCGAGCGGTCGCTGCGCTACTACGAGACCCAGGGACTGCTGCGGGCCGGGCGGACGCCCGGCGGGCACCGCGACTACCCCCAGACCGCCGTCGACCGGGTGATCCGCATCCAGGAGCTGTTCGCGGCCGGACTGAGCAGCACGAAGATCGCGCAACTGCTGCCCTGCATGCGCGACGACGACGGCGGCCCGTCCGCCGTCGCCACCCCCAGGCTGGTCGCCGAGCTGACCGCCGAGCGGGACCGGATCGACCGCACGATCCGCGACCTGCTGCGCTCCCGCGACACCCTGGACCAGGTGATCGAGGCGGCACAGGACCGATGA